The bacterium genome includes the window TCCAAGGCATTCCATGATCCCTACCTGGAAGGCTGCGGACCACTTCAAGTCTCATCCTGTCCTTGTCAGACCGGCGTGGTGAACATCACGTCAAAAACTGAAAGAAAGGAGGAGAAAAGTTGGGACGCGCCGATAGAGACATTCAAATACAAGAGCTGCACGAACTTTTCTCGGGGATCGAGATGGCTGTGCTCACTGATTATCGCGGGCTGACCGTTCAGGAGCTGTCTGACCTGAGAATCAAACTTCGTGACGTCGATGCGCGCTTCAAGGTGGTCAAGAACACATTGTCCATCCGGGCGGCAGACGGAACACCCCTCGAGCACGTCAAAGGCCGTTTTATCGGTCCTGTTGCGCTCCTTTACACAAAGTCGGATCCGGTCGGTCCTGCCAAGGTTCTCGTGGATTTTTCCAAGACCAATGACAGGATCGAAGCTATCGTCGGTATTCTTTCGGGCAAGGTTATTGAGCTGGCGGAGATCAAGATGCTGGCCGAAATGCCCAACAG containing:
- the rplJ gene encoding 50S ribosomal protein L10, coding for MGRADRDIQIQELHELFSGIEMAVLTDYRGLTVQELSDLRIKLRDVDARFKVVKNTLSIRAADGTPLEHVKGRFIGPVALLYTKSDPVGPAKVLVDFSKTNDRIEAIVGILSGKVIELAEIKMLAEMPNREKLIATALSSMNAPATNFVRTLSEVPASFVRVLGSIQRGKEAA